From Triticum urartu cultivar G1812 chromosome 2, Tu2.1, whole genome shotgun sequence, a single genomic window includes:
- the LOC125534117 gene encoding polyphenol oxidase I, chloroplastic-like: MESSRMPLSATPRMPCSLQTLARRNLLRALHRRKDARQPRRLPVSCEATGGRRVDRREVLLGLGGAAAAGLATDKGRGAIAAPIQAPDLRNCQTPELPNTPPDTNCCPTPGTGITDFVLPPASSPLRVRPAAHLVDAGYLAKYERAVALMKQLPADDPRSFEQQWHVHCAYCDAAYDQVGFPDLELQIHNCWLFFPWHRFYLYFHERILGKLIGDDTFALPFWNWDAPAGMTLPAIYADRSSPLYDERRDPAHQPPVLVDLDSSGSDTNIPRDQQIDENLKIMYRQMISNAKKTLLFLGQPYRAGDQPDPGAGSLENVPHGTVHVWTGDPRQPNLADMGNFFSAARDPIFFAHHGNIDRLWHVWRGLRPSNTDFTDPDWLDAAFLFYDEEARPVRVRVRDCLDPAALRYTYQDVGLPWLNARPAKASGGTPAPATTGTLPATLDSTIRVTVTRPRVSRSRREKDDEEEVLVVEGIKIADHFNKFIKFDVLVNEPEGGVDGTPATATGYCAGSFAHTPHMVRPEETRKGSVKTVARFGVCDLMDDIGADGDQTVVVSLVPRCGGELVTVGGVSISYLK; this comes from the exons ATGGAGAGCAGTCGCATGCCACTGAGTGCCACCCCCCGCATGCCATGCAGCCTCCAAACCCTTGCGCGCCGCAACCTTCTCCGTGCCCTTCACCGCCGGAAGGACGCGAGGCAGCCACGGCGTCTCCCAGTCTCATGCGAGGCGACCGGCGGCCGCCGCGTCGACCGCCGTGAGGTGCTCCTCGGTCTCGGCGGCGCCGCGGCTGCCGGTCTGGCCACGGACAAAGGTCGAGGCGCGATCGCCGCGCCCATCCAGGCCCCGGACCTCCGCAACTGCCAAACGCCCGAGCTCCCGAACACGCCGCCGGACACCAACTGCTGCCCGACGCCCGGCACCGGCATCACCGACTTCGTGCTGCCGCCCGCCTCCTCGCCGCTCCGCGTGCGTCCGGCAGCGCACCTGGTGGACGCGGGGTACCTGGCCAAGTACGAGAGGGCCGTGGCGCTCATGAAGCAGCTGCCCGCCGACGACCCGCGCAGCTTCGAGCAGCAGTGGCACGTGCACTGCGCCTACTGCGACGCCGCCTACGACCAGGTCGGGTTCCCGGACCTGGAGCTCCAGATACACAACTGCTGGCTCTTCTTCCCATGGCACAG GTTCTACCTCTACTTCCACGAGAGGATCCTCGGCAAGCTCATCGGCGACGACACCTTCGCGCTGCCCTTCTGGAACTGGGACGCGCCGGCCGGCATGACGCTGCCGGCCATCTACGCCGACAGGTCGTCGCCGCTCTACGACGAGAGGCGCGACCCCGCGCACCAGCCGCCGGTGCTGGTCGACCTTGACTCCAGTGGGTCCGACACCAATATCCCAAGAGACCAGCAGATCGACGAGAACCTCAAGATCATGTACCGCCAG ATGATTTCGAACGCGAAGAAGACGCTGCTGTTCCTGGGACAGCCGTACCGCGCCGGCGACCAGCCGGACCCGGGCGCCGGCTCCCTGGAGAACGTGCCGCACGGCACGGTCCACGTCTGGACTGGCGACCCAAGGCAGCCCAACTTGGCGGACATGGGCAACTTCTTCTCGGCGGCGCGCGACCCCATCTTCTTCGCGCACCACGGCAACATCGACCGCCTGTGGCACGTCTGGCGCGGCCTCCGCCCGAGCAACACTGACTTCACCGACCCCGACTGGCTCGACGCCGCCTTCCTCTTCTACGACGAGGAGGCCCGCCCCGTGCGCGTGCGCGTCCGGGACTGCCTCGACCCGGCCGCGCTGCGGTACACGTACCAGGACGTCGGCCTGCCGTGGCTCAACGCCAGGCCGGCCAAGGCGTCCGGCGGGACGCCGGCGCCCGCCACCACCGGTACCCTCCCTGCCACCCTGGACAGCACCATACGGGTGACCGTGACGAGGCCCAGGGTGTCGAGGAGCCGCCGGGAAaaggacgacgaggaggaggtgCTGGTCGTGGAGGGGATCAAGATCGCCGACCATTTCAACAAGTTCATCAAGTTCGACGTGCTGGTGAACGAGCCCGAGGGAGGGGTGGACGGCAcgccggcgacggcgacggggtaCTGCGCCGGGAGCTTCGCGCACACGCCGCACATGGTCCGGCCCGAGGAGACGAGGAAGGGGTCGGTCAAGACGGTGGCGAGGTTCGGCGTGTGCGACCTGATGGACGACATCGGAGCGGACGGCGACCAGACGGTGGTCGTGTCGCTCGTACCCAGGTGCGGCGGTGAGCTGGTCACCGTAGGCGGCGTCAGCATCAGCTACCTCAAGTGA